In Solidesulfovibrio carbinoliphilus subsp. oakridgensis, the sequence GCCCCGGGCGAAATCCCGGACCGAGTCCCAGCCGGCCTCGGTGTCGGGCTTGGCCTGCTTGCTGGCCAGGTTGCCGGGCGGGTCGCCAAAGAGATCCCCGGCCAGGATGCGGACGAGCGTCAGGGCCGCCACCCGGGCCTGGTCAAACGTCGTCTTGGAACCGCTTCGCTCCATGGAATCGATCTTCCCGGCGGTCAGTCCCGGCAGGCCCTCGGCCTCCCCGGCCAGACGCGTGGACTGGGCGAACTCCTCCCGGGTCAGGCCGGTGATGGTCCGAAAGACCAGAAGCGACCGGGAGTTGGCCTCGAGAACCGCCCGCAGGTCGGCTTCCGCCACCCGGGAAAAGCCGTCCGTGGCGGCGAAGGTGTCCCGGTAGACGGCCTGGAAATAATCCGGGGCGTAGAAATCGGCCTTGTGGATGTAGGCGAAATTCGGGGCCAGGTGCGGCACGTAGGCCTGCCGGGCCACGGCGGCGTAGATGGCCTGGTGCGCGCCCGTGCCGTGGCGCTCCGGGATGAGCCGGATCCGGGCCACCCGCTGGTCCCAGCCCGGGGCCCCGACGATCTCCGCGATGGTCTCCTCGGGCGTGGCCACGGCGTCACCCGGCGTCGGTAAGCGAACCCGGCACGTCGTCGGCCACGTCCGCGGCCAGCCGCCGTTTCGCCTCGGCCACGTACTCCTCGTGGAGCTCGAACCCGCCGGCCAGACGGCCCAGACGCCGGGCCACCACCACCGTGGTGCCGCTGCCGGCAAAGGGGTCGATCACCACCCCGCCGGCCGGCGAGGCCACCCGGATGAAAAATTCCGCCAGCCCCTCGGGCATGGCCGCGGTATGGGCCACGCCCCGGTGCTGGTTGTAGGTCTGGGGCACGGACACCACGTTGCCCGGGTCCGCGCCGCCGAGGAGATAGGTCTTGGTCCGGTCCCGGCCGAACCCGGCCATGGTGTTTCGCCGGCCAAGGGTGTCGCGCTTGCGGCGGGCGATCTCGGCCGGATCGGCCTTGTAGGGCACGCGCACCGCGTCCAGGTCGAAGTGGGGACGCACGCCCTTGGCAAAGTGGTAGACGTATTCGAAGCTGTCCTTGGTGCGCGGCCCGAACCGGCCGGGCACGGCGTTGGGCTTGGCCCAGATGTAGGTCTCGAGCCACCGCCAGCCCATGTGCTGCAGGGCCAGGACCAGGGCGTAGACGTAGGGGTGGCGCTGGCCCTTCAAGGCCCCCCGGTTGGCCACCCGGTTCTTGATGTTCAGGATCATGCTGCCGGAATCCTTGGCCGCGTCCAGCATGGCCCGGGCAAAGGGCAGGAACCATTCGACGTACCGGTCGGGATGGATGCGGCTGTAGGCCCGGGCGTCGGCATAGGGCGGACTCATGAAAAAGAGGTCCACGCTCCGGGCCGGGAGGCGGGGCAACAGTTCCAGGGCGTCGCCGTGGACGAATCCCTCGGCCAGGGCGTCTGCCAGCGGACAGGCCGGGGCCGCCGTTTCCTTGGCCGGGACGAGGCCCAGCGCCTCCCTGGACGTGCCGGTGTTCCCGTCTTTTTTCTGCTGCTTGTGGCTCATGGTATTTGGGGGCCGCGTCCTTGCCCCGACGCGCGCCGTGGAAAACGGCCGGCGCGGGGCGATTGATCGAAGCGGCGCTGCCGCCTGTTGGTGCCAAGGGCGGCCGCAAGGCGCGGCCGGCTGTCGGAGGAAAATACCCGGCCCGGCCCGCCTTGTCCAAGGGATTGCCAGGGGCCGGGACAGGCGGGACCCGGCCTCAGGCGGCCGAGGGCACGGAATCCGGCTGGGGCAGGACCAGGATGACGGTGGTCGTGTCCGTGGCGTCGGACGTCTCCATGCGGGCGCATCCGCCGTGGGTCTCGGCAATCAGCCGGGCCGAATAGGCCCCGAGGCCGGTGCCGCCGGCCTTGCCCGAGGTGGCGAACTTCTTGAAGAACCGCTGGCGGATATCGGCCGGCACCGCGCCCCGGTTGGCCACGGTGAGGACGGCCGGATCGCCCGGTTGCAAGTCCACCGTGACCGTGGCCCGGGCCGGCGAGGCCTCCAGGGCGTTTTTCAGGGTGTTGGCCAGCATGGTATAAAGGAGCAGCCGTTCGCCGGCAATCAGGCACGGGGCCGCGCCGTCGTCGGGCTCCCCGGCCAGGGTCAGGGCGCAGGCCACTTGCCGGTGGGCGGAGGCAGGCGCGAGTTCCGTGAAAAGCCTGCGCGCCATTTGGGCCATGTCCACGGGTTCCGGGCGAAGGACGTAGGCCCCGCGCTCCATCTTGAACAGATCCAGGGACAGGTTGATCATGGAGAGCATCTTGAGGCCGTTTTCCTCGATCAGGCGCAGAAAAAGGGCCTGGTTCTCGGAGAGGCCGCCTTCGTCCAGGATCAGCGGCGGCAGGCCGATGATGCCGGTCAGCGGGGCCTTCAGGTCGTGGCGCATGATGTGGTCCACGTCCTCGCGCAGCTTGGCCGCCTCGGTCAGGGCCGCGTTTTGCCGGGCCAGCGTCACCCGGGCCGCCCGCAGCTCCAGGTGGTTTTTCACCCGGGCCCGGACCACGGCCGGGCTGACCGGCTTGGCCAGGTAGTCCACGGCCCCGAGCGACAGGCCGAAGGCCTCGTCCTCGGGGGCGAAGCGGGCGGTGACGAAGATGACGGGGATCTCCCGGGTGGCCGGACCGGCCTTGAGCCGCCGGCAGACCTCGTAGCCGTCGAGGCCCGGCATGACCACGTCGAGGAGGATGATGTCCGGCAAGAGGCGCGCCGCCAGTTCCAGGGCGTCTTCCCCGCGCGTGGCCACGTGGATGTCGTGGCCGTCGCGCAGGTACTCGGCCAGAACGCGGATGTTGGCCGGCACGTCGTCCACGAGCAGGACGGAGGGCCTGGCGGTGCGGTCGGTCATGGGCGGCGGCGCGGCCGGATGTCCGGCCCCTTGGTTATGTCCCGAACAGACAGGGCCATGTGGTTTTCAAAAAAGCCGGGGAAGGCGTCCCCTCTTCCCGGCCTCCGCCCGCGCGGCCCCGGGACGGCGGGTTCAGACCAGGAATTCCTTCTGGATCTCTTCCACCCGCTCGAAGTCGGCGAAAAAAGTGTCCAGGATGCGGGGGTCGAAGTGGCTGCCCCGGCCGGCCCGCATGATCGCCAGCGACTTCTCGTTGGAAAACGCCTCTTTGTAGGGCCTTTTGCTGGTCAGGGCATCGAACACGTCGGCCACGGCGCAGATGCGGCCGTAAAGCGGGATGTCCTCGCCGGCAAGGCCCTTGGGGTAGCCCGAGCCGTCCCACTTCTCGTGGTGGGCCATGGCGATGATCTCGCCGACGCGCAACAGCTCGAAATTCGATTCGCCAAGGATGCGGGCCCCGAAGATGGTGTGCTTTTTCATCACCTCCCATTCCTCGGGCGTGAGCTTGGCGGGCTTTAAGAGGATGCTGTCCGGGATGCCGATCTTGCCGATGTCGTGCATGGGGCTCGCCTGCAGGATCAGGTCCACCTCGGCGTCGGGCAGGCCGAGCCGGAAGGCCAGAAGCGCGCAGTAGCGGCTCATGCGCTGGATGTGGTCGGCCGTCTCCTCGTCCTTGAATTCCGCGGCCGCGGCCAGCCGGTGGATGGTCTCCAGGTGGGCCGACAGGATGGTGCGCTGGGACTCCTTGACGTTTTCCAGGGCCATCTTGAGGGCCGAGGTCCGAACGGCCACCATCTCCTCGAGCTCGGCCTGGTAGCGCTTCACCTCGTCCTGGGACTCCTTCATCTTGAGAAGCGACCCCATGCGGACGCGAAGCTCGGTCAGGTCGATGGGCTTGGAAATGAAGTCGTTGGCCCCGGCCTCCACGGCCTTGAGCCTGTCCTGCTTGCTGGTCAGCGCCGTGACCATGATGATCGGCACGTCGGAAACGCCCGGCATCTCGCGGATGCGCCGGGCCACGGTGAAGCCGTCGGTTTCGGGCATCATGACGTCGAGGAGCACCAGATCGATGCTCGCATCCAAAAGCCCCCGCGCCTCGGTAAAAGATTC encodes:
- a CDS encoding hybrid sensor histidine kinase/response regulator, giving the protein MTDRTARPSVLLVDDVPANIRVLAEYLRDGHDIHVATRGEDALELAARLLPDIILLDVVMPGLDGYEVCRRLKAGPATREIPVIFVTARFAPEDEAFGLSLGAVDYLAKPVSPAVVRARVKNHLELRAARVTLARQNAALTEAAKLREDVDHIMRHDLKAPLTGIIGLPPLILDEGGLSENQALFLRLIEENGLKMLSMINLSLDLFKMERGAYVLRPEPVDMAQMARRLFTELAPASAHRQVACALTLAGEPDDGAAPCLIAGERLLLYTMLANTLKNALEASPARATVTVDLQPGDPAVLTVANRGAVPADIRQRFFKKFATSGKAGGTGLGAYSARLIAETHGGCARMETSDATDTTTVILVLPQPDSVPSAA
- a CDS encoding DNA-methyltransferase, translated to MSHKQQKKDGNTGTSREALGLVPAKETAAPACPLADALAEGFVHGDALELLPRLPARSVDLFFMSPPYADARAYSRIHPDRYVEWFLPFARAMLDAAKDSGSMILNIKNRVANRGALKGQRHPYVYALVLALQHMGWRWLETYIWAKPNAVPGRFGPRTKDSFEYVYHFAKGVRPHFDLDAVRVPYKADPAEIARRKRDTLGRRNTMAGFGRDRTKTYLLGGADPGNVVSVPQTYNQHRGVAHTAAMPEGLAEFFIRVASPAGGVVIDPFAGSGTTVVVARRLGRLAGGFELHEEYVAEAKRRLAADVADDVPGSLTDAG
- a CDS encoding HD domain-containing phosphohydrolase — its product is MAKGWCTLEKQKRILAIDDERINLRVIGGLLRNLGHEPILTESFTEARGLLDASIDLVLLDVMMPETDGFTVARRIREMPGVSDVPIIMVTALTSKQDRLKAVEAGANDFISKPIDLTELRVRMGSLLKMKESQDEVKRYQAELEEMVAVRTSALKMALENVKESQRTILSAHLETIHRLAAAAEFKDEETADHIQRMSRYCALLAFRLGLPDAEVDLILQASPMHDIGKIGIPDSILLKPAKLTPEEWEVMKKHTIFGARILGESNFELLRVGEIIAMAHHEKWDGSGYPKGLAGEDIPLYGRICAVADVFDALTSKRPYKEAFSNEKSLAIMRAGRGSHFDPRILDTFFADFERVEEIQKEFLV